The proteins below are encoded in one region of Pontibacter deserti:
- a CDS encoding amidohydrolase family protein, translating into MNKRTYLSMFLAAALALPCSTALAQDKKDDKKWKVDAAHGTEKEVTVTTDEGTWMSLDVSPDGKEIVFDMLGDIYIMPISGGKAKLLRSGRAYEVQPRFSPDGKFISFTSDAGGGDNIWIMKRDGSGAEQITKETFRLLNNAVWTPDGQYLIARKHFTNTRSLGAGEMWMYHRTGGAGIQLTKRKNDQQDAGEPFVSPDGKYVYYSEDMSGGSTFEYNKDPNGQIYVIRRVDRNTGEIENIVTGNGGSVRPTISRDGKHIAFVRRVRTKSVLFVQDLKTGEQWPLTDNLSKDQQEAWAIFGVYPSFSWTPDNKSIVYWANGKINKIDVANQKVTNIPFEATATHYVSDAVRHDFSKNGGVSPKEFTAKAIRHAVTSPDGKILVFNAAGHIYKKELPNGKPERITKGSDFEFYPSFSPDGKHIVYSTWNDDNYSALMKLDIRKKNAKPTKLTSEKGFYTNASFSPNGKFIVYNKEGGNNHMGYAHGNERGIYYMEADGDKPTFVQKNGSSPQFNASSDRIFFTGFAGDKAAFKSVNLQGKEEQTHYTSKYTDQFYPSPDNKWIAFVELFNGYVAPFSTNGSGLDLSAETKAVPVARFTRDAGTSIHWSGDSKKVNWVLGDEYFSNDIKNRFSFVEGAPEKLPAIDTTGTKIGLVLNTDTPEGKVAFTNARIITMKGDEVIEGGTIVVDGNRIVAVGKGVAIPKDAKVIDAAGKTIMPGLVDVHAHLGTFRNGMTPQKQWSYYTNLAYGVTTTHDPSSTTEMVFSQSEAVKAGAMVGPRIYSTGTILYGADGNFKAVINNLDDARSHLRRIKAVGGFSVKSYNQPRREQRQQVIQAARELDMTVVPEGGSTFFHNMSMILDGHSGIEHNIPVAPLYKDVVEVWKASQTGYTPTLIVNYAGSSGEYYWYQKTNAWEKDRLLKFTPRSVIDGRSRRVTLVPDEEYKNGHILTSESCKVLTDAGVKVNLGAHGQLQGLGAHWELWMLQQGGMTNHQALRAATLNGAEYIGMGKDIGSLETGKLADLIVLDKNPLENIQNSEHVKYTMVNGRLYDAATMAEMGNYNKQPGKFWWENSRTATAFDWHEDTNTRFEGIAGEHCTCRH; encoded by the coding sequence ATGAATAAACGTACTTATCTGAGTATGTTCCTGGCAGCTGCGCTTGCACTCCCTTGCAGCACCGCCCTGGCCCAGGACAAAAAAGATGACAAGAAATGGAAAGTGGACGCAGCCCACGGCACCGAAAAAGAAGTAACCGTAACCACCGACGAAGGCACCTGGATGAGCCTGGACGTTAGTCCGGATGGCAAAGAGATCGTGTTCGATATGCTCGGCGACATATACATTATGCCGATTTCGGGTGGAAAGGCAAAATTGCTGCGTAGCGGCCGCGCTTACGAAGTACAGCCACGTTTCAGCCCGGATGGCAAATTCATTTCCTTCACTTCGGATGCAGGTGGCGGCGACAACATCTGGATAATGAAGCGTGACGGTTCTGGTGCAGAGCAGATCACAAAGGAAACGTTCAGATTATTAAATAACGCAGTCTGGACGCCGGATGGCCAGTATCTGATCGCGCGCAAGCACTTTACCAATACACGTTCGTTGGGTGCCGGGGAGATGTGGATGTACCACCGCACAGGGGGTGCAGGTATACAGCTGACAAAGCGTAAAAACGACCAGCAGGATGCCGGAGAGCCTTTTGTATCGCCGGATGGCAAGTATGTTTATTACTCTGAAGACATGAGCGGTGGCTCTACGTTTGAGTATAACAAAGACCCGAATGGCCAGATCTATGTCATCCGCAGAGTTGACCGTAACACAGGAGAGATCGAGAATATAGTTACCGGTAACGGAGGTTCTGTTCGCCCGACTATTTCCAGAGACGGCAAACACATTGCTTTTGTGCGTCGCGTGCGTACTAAATCTGTGCTGTTTGTGCAGGATTTGAAAACCGGTGAGCAATGGCCGTTAACGGATAACCTGAGCAAAGACCAGCAGGAAGCCTGGGCTATCTTCGGTGTATATCCATCGTTCTCCTGGACTCCGGATAACAAAAGCATCGTTTACTGGGCAAATGGTAAGATCAATAAGATTGATGTTGCGAACCAGAAAGTAACCAACATTCCTTTCGAAGCAACTGCTACGCATTATGTTTCAGATGCTGTACGCCACGACTTCAGCAAGAATGGTGGCGTTTCTCCGAAGGAGTTTACAGCTAAAGCAATCCGTCACGCCGTAACATCTCCGGATGGAAAGATCCTGGTATTTAACGCTGCCGGGCACATCTACAAAAAAGAACTGCCAAACGGTAAGCCGGAGCGCATCACCAAAGGCAGCGATTTTGAGTTCTACCCGTCGTTCTCCCCAGATGGCAAGCATATCGTTTATTCTACCTGGAACGACGATAACTATAGCGCCCTGATGAAGCTGGACATCCGTAAGAAGAACGCTAAACCAACTAAACTTACATCTGAGAAAGGTTTCTACACCAATGCTTCGTTCTCGCCAAACGGTAAATTTATAGTTTACAACAAAGAAGGCGGTAACAACCACATGGGCTACGCACACGGCAACGAGCGTGGTATTTATTACATGGAAGCCGATGGCGACAAGCCTACTTTCGTGCAGAAAAACGGTTCTTCGCCACAGTTTAATGCCTCATCTGACCGTATTTTCTTTACAGGTTTTGCCGGCGACAAAGCAGCCTTTAAGAGCGTAAACCTGCAAGGCAAGGAAGAGCAGACACACTATACTTCGAAGTATACAGACCAGTTCTACCCAAGCCCTGACAACAAGTGGATCGCGTTTGTAGAGTTGTTTAACGGCTATGTGGCTCCTTTCTCAACCAACGGTTCAGGTTTAGACCTGAGCGCTGAAACCAAAGCAGTGCCGGTTGCCCGCTTCACCCGCGATGCCGGTACAAGCATCCATTGGTCTGGCGACAGTAAAAAAGTGAACTGGGTACTGGGAGATGAGTATTTCTCAAATGATATCAAAAACCGCTTCTCGTTTGTAGAGGGCGCACCTGAAAAACTTCCTGCTATCGATACGACTGGGACCAAAATCGGCCTGGTGCTAAATACCGATACACCGGAAGGTAAAGTAGCTTTCACGAACGCGCGCATCATTACCATGAAAGGAGACGAAGTGATTGAAGGCGGAACTATAGTTGTGGACGGCAACCGTATTGTAGCTGTTGGCAAAGGTGTTGCTATACCTAAAGATGCCAAAGTAATTGATGCTGCCGGTAAAACAATCATGCCTGGTTTAGTGGATGTGCACGCGCACTTGGGTACTTTCCGTAATGGCATGACGCCGCAAAAACAATGGTCATACTATACCAACCTGGCTTATGGTGTAACCACTACCCACGACCCATCCTCTACTACCGAAATGGTGTTCAGTCAGTCTGAGGCCGTGAAAGCCGGTGCCATGGTTGGTCCTCGTATTTACTCTACAGGTACTATACTTTATGGTGCCGATGGTAACTTTAAAGCAGTTATCAATAACCTGGATGATGCCCGTTCGCACCTGCGCCGCATTAAAGCGGTGGGTGGTTTTTCGGTGAAGAGCTACAACCAGCCACGCCGTGAGCAGCGCCAGCAGGTAATTCAGGCGGCCCGCGAACTGGACATGACCGTGGTGCCGGAAGGTGGCTCTACGTTCTTCCACAACATGAGCATGATCCTGGATGGCCACTCTGGTATTGAGCACAACATACCTGTTGCACCGCTTTACAAAGATGTGGTGGAAGTATGGAAAGCATCACAAACAGGTTACACCCCTACGCTTATTGTAAATTATGCCGGTAGTTCCGGAGAGTATTATTGGTACCAGAAAACCAATGCCTGGGAAAAAGACCGCCTGCTGAAATTCACGCCTCGTTCTGTAATTGATGGTCGCTCACGTCGTGTTACCTTAGTGCCTGATGAAGAGTACAAGAACGGCCACATCCTGACTTCAGAGTCTTGTAAGGTACTGACCGATGCTGGTGTGAAAGTGAACCTGGGTGCCCACGGACAGCTGCAAGGCTTAGGCGCGCATTGGGAACTATGGATGCTGCAGCAAGGCGGCATGACCAACCACCAGGCACTTCGCGCTGCTACTTTAAACGGTGCCGAATACATTGGTATGGGCAAAGACATCGGATCCTTGGAAACTGGTAAACTGGCTGACCTGATCGTACTTGACAAGAACCCGCTGGAGAACATCCAGAACTCGGAGCACGTGAAGTATACGATGGTAAATGGTCGCCTGTACGATGCCGCAACAATGGCAGAAATGGGCAACTATAACAAGCAGCCGGGCAAATTCTGGTGGGAAAACAGCCGTACCGCCACCGCATTCGACTGGCACGAAGACACCAACACCCGTTTCGAAGGTATTGCTGGTGAGCATTGCACCTGCCGCCACTAA
- a CDS encoding M20/M25/M40 family metallo-hydrolase, whose product MKKNLVLLPAILLCVSGGVSAQNLKSISQEKATRIVKTLSADDMQGRASFTPGGEKAADFIASEFKKTKLKYLPGANSYKQTFKVYRVTPTKLQVKLNGETITEDKLFASTTHKDLNWQVTSNRKIVTITESDDIRKTLSDAYQLEEDVLVLVHPAHVKAFANYQRYLSRGGIVQKTGKGASKVFILTDVAHPQDYAVAMENKIEELQLTNVAGMIEGKRKDEYVVFSGHYDHIGTHKPIDGDTIANGADDDASGTTAMMLLADFYKKQRKPERTIIFVAFAAEEIGGYGSKHFSEQLNPDQIMAMFNIEMVGKPSKFGPNSAYLTGFEKSNLGELMQKRLQGTTYSIYPDPYPKQNLFYRSDNATLARLGVPAHTISSVQIDQDKTYHTVNDEFEMLDMAHLTSMIKGIALGSYDVVFGKATPTRVDKSQVQ is encoded by the coding sequence ATGAAAAAAAATCTGGTACTGTTACCTGCTATACTTTTGTGTGTATCGGGTGGTGTGTCTGCACAAAACCTGAAATCAATATCCCAGGAGAAAGCTACGCGAATTGTTAAAACCCTGAGTGCCGACGACATGCAGGGCCGTGCTTCTTTTACGCCTGGCGGAGAAAAAGCGGCAGATTTCATCGCATCGGAATTCAAAAAAACGAAACTAAAATATCTGCCTGGTGCCAATAGCTATAAACAGACGTTTAAAGTGTACCGTGTAACGCCAACTAAACTGCAGGTAAAGCTGAATGGCGAAACTATAACTGAAGATAAATTATTTGCCAGCACCACTCACAAAGACCTGAACTGGCAAGTTACCTCCAACCGCAAAATTGTAACTATAACCGAAAGCGATGACATTCGGAAAACACTCTCTGATGCTTACCAGTTAGAAGAAGATGTCCTCGTGCTGGTACATCCTGCTCATGTTAAAGCTTTTGCGAACTACCAGCGCTACCTGAGCCGTGGCGGTATAGTACAGAAAACCGGTAAAGGTGCCAGCAAAGTTTTTATACTTACTGATGTGGCACACCCGCAGGATTATGCGGTAGCAATGGAGAACAAAATTGAAGAACTGCAGCTGACCAATGTGGCAGGCATGATAGAAGGCAAACGCAAAGATGAATACGTCGTTTTCTCAGGCCATTACGACCACATTGGTACCCACAAACCTATTGATGGCGATACCATAGCCAATGGTGCCGACGACGATGCATCGGGTACAACAGCCATGATGCTATTGGCGGATTTTTATAAGAAGCAGCGCAAACCGGAACGTACGATCATTTTTGTTGCTTTTGCTGCCGAAGAAATAGGCGGTTACGGTTCCAAACACTTCTCCGAACAGCTGAATCCGGACCAGATCATGGCTATGTTTAACATCGAAATGGTAGGCAAGCCTTCTAAATTCGGTCCTAACAGCGCTTACCTTACCGGCTTCGAAAAATCTAACCTGGGTGAGCTGATGCAGAAACGCCTGCAGGGTACAACATACAGCATCTACCCCGATCCATATCCAAAGCAAAACCTCTTTTACCGCTCCGATAATGCTACACTGGCTCGTTTAGGTGTTCCGGCTCATACAATTTCATCGGTACAGATAGACCAGGACAAAACCTACCACACTGTGAATGATGAGTTCGAAATGCTGGATATGGCGCACTTAACAAGTATGATCAAAGGCATTGCCCTAGGTTCTTATGATGTTGTTTTCGGTAAAGCAACCCCTACACGGGTAGACAAGTCGCAGGTGCAGTAA
- a CDS encoding transposase, producing MSGNNKMQPKIIYFIALPVVGWIDVFTRKEYLDELVDDLNYCSGHKGMNIYSYCIMPSHVHIICTIGRVKLSEILIDFKSYSGKQIIKLIETNSNENRKEWLLNMFRHYKQSIRHTNNYQFWDHKHSIERITEEMLQQKIDYIEQRPVEAGLVTKADDYTFSSANPNGPVKLA from the coding sequence ATGTCAGGAAATAATAAGATGCAACCAAAGATTATTTATTTTATAGCCCTTCCGGTTGTAGGCTGGATAGATGTTTTTACCAGGAAAGAATATCTGGACGAGTTAGTAGATGACCTGAATTACTGCAGTGGGCACAAAGGCATGAATATCTATAGTTATTGCATTATGCCCAGTCATGTGCACATTATCTGTACAATCGGGAGAGTGAAACTAAGCGAAATACTTATTGATTTTAAAAGCTATTCCGGTAAGCAGATCATAAAGCTAATAGAAACTAACTCAAACGAAAATAGAAAAGAGTGGTTGCTGAACATGTTCCGACACTATAAGCAAAGTATCCGGCACACTAATAATTATCAATTCTGGGATCATAAACACTCCATTGAACGAATTACTGAAGAAATGCTTCAGCAGAAGATAGATTACATTGAGCAGCGTCCTGTAGAAGCCGGCCTGGTTACAAAAGCTGATGATTATACTTTTAGTAGTGCAAACCCGAATGGACCTGTAAAACTGGCATAA
- a CDS encoding DUF4846 domain-containing protein, translating to MKRCLAPILLLALISCNTNAEQVKDDKSIESSVEIAVSINPAGRTISERFPEPTGFTRVKAQENSFAAYLQNFKLKPHGAVVHYYNGKVKPNDDVYEAVLDIDVGNYDLQQCADAVMRLRAEYLFKQKRFSDIHFNFTNGFKADYSKWQQGYRVNVNGNTTNWVKKVAPSTAYTSFRDYLKLVFTYAGTKSLEKEMKAIAIKDIKIGDVFIKGGSPGHAVIVVDMAVNVQTNEKLFLLAQSYMPAQEIQILKNPMSPNLSPWYSTNFTGPLFTPEWTFQKSQLKRF from the coding sequence ATGAAACGCTGTCTTGCTCCTATACTTCTGTTAGCTCTTATTTCCTGCAACACCAATGCCGAACAGGTAAAGGATGATAAGTCTATAGAAAGCTCAGTAGAGATAGCAGTAAGTATAAACCCGGCAGGCAGAACTATATCAGAAAGGTTTCCGGAACCTACCGGTTTCACCAGAGTTAAAGCACAGGAAAACTCCTTCGCAGCTTACTTGCAGAACTTCAAACTTAAACCACATGGTGCAGTAGTACATTACTACAATGGTAAAGTAAAGCCCAATGATGATGTGTATGAAGCCGTACTGGACATTGATGTCGGTAACTATGACCTGCAGCAATGTGCAGATGCTGTGATGCGTTTACGGGCAGAATATCTGTTTAAGCAAAAGCGCTTTAGCGACATACATTTCAATTTCACCAACGGCTTTAAAGCTGATTACAGCAAGTGGCAGCAGGGCTACAGGGTAAACGTGAATGGTAATACCACTAATTGGGTAAAAAAGGTTGCTCCTTCTACAGCGTATACTTCCTTCAGAGATTATCTGAAGCTGGTGTTTACCTATGCCGGAACAAAATCCTTGGAGAAAGAAATGAAAGCCATAGCCATTAAAGACATAAAAATTGGTGATGTTTTCATTAAAGGCGGCAGCCCGGGCCATGCGGTTATAGTTGTAGATATGGCAGTAAATGTGCAGACAAATGAAAAGCTGTTTCTGCTGGCACAAAGCTATATGCCTGCTCAGGAGATACAGATTCTTAAAAACCCCATGAGCCCTAATTTGAGTCCCTGGTACAGCACCAACTTTACCGGTCCCTTATTTACACCTGAATGGACTTTCCAGAAGAGCCAGTTGAAGCGGTTTTAA